One window of the Microcoleus sp. AS-A8 genome contains the following:
- the ribE gene encoding riboflavin synthase codes for MFTGLIQALGTLRSLGGDRFDVSCRTDASEVILQDLALGDSVAVDGICLTVEEILPHGFVATASDETLYRTTLGQQQYAAAYVNLETSMRVGSKLGGHFVTGHIDGVGCLQESVQTPNSWEMCFTAPSTLSNQWQHQIARYLVPKGSIAVNGVSLTIADCDPQGSWFKAAVIPHTYAQTNLSHLQIGGWVNLESDILGKYVDKLLGHRVGGTNRQEDITPAFLAEHGYL; via the coding sequence GTGTTTACAGGATTAATTCAAGCCCTTGGAACCCTTCGATCGCTGGGTGGCGATCGCTTCGATGTGTCCTGTCGCACTGACGCCTCGGAGGTTATCTTACAGGATTTAGCGCTCGGTGACAGCGTTGCCGTGGATGGAATTTGTCTAACCGTCGAGGAGATTTTACCTCATGGTTTTGTGGCAACGGCTTCAGATGAAACCCTTTACCGCACAACCCTAGGACAACAACAGTATGCTGCTGCCTATGTCAATTTAGAAACATCAATGCGAGTGGGTAGTAAGTTAGGTGGGCACTTTGTCACAGGGCACATTGACGGAGTGGGTTGCTTGCAGGAATCGGTACAAACGCCCAATTCCTGGGAGATGTGTTTTACAGCCCCCTCCACTTTAAGCAACCAGTGGCAGCATCAAATTGCCCGCTATCTTGTCCCAAAGGGGAGCATCGCCGTCAATGGCGTCAGCCTGACTATTGCTGATTGTGACCCTCAAGGGAGCTGGTTCAAAGCAGCGGTAATTCCTCATACCTATGCCCAAACCAACCTCAGCCATCTACAGATTGGCGGCTGGGTCAATCTAGAGAGTGATATCCTCGGCAAGTATGTAGATAAGCTGCTAGGTCATCGCGTAGGCGGAACGAACCGACAAGAGGACATTACACCCGCCTTTCTGGCAGAACATGGGTATCTTTGA
- a CDS encoding bifunctional nuclease family protein, translating to MIEMRVAGIAIDAITKSPIVMLKDSSDRRALPIYIGQDQAKAIISALEKQAPPRPLTHDLIVNVLEGWNMKLEKVIIHSLQDNTFYAILCVSQGEAKKEIDARPSDAIAIALRTGSPIWVMEEVVADASIPVDRDADEEERRAFREFVANIRPEDFTQRRGFKTGPDS from the coding sequence ATGATTGAAATGAGAGTTGCTGGAATTGCAATAGATGCCATTACCAAAAGTCCGATTGTAATGCTTAAGGATTCCTCGGACAGACGGGCCTTGCCCATTTACATTGGGCAAGATCAAGCAAAAGCAATTATCAGCGCTTTGGAAAAACAAGCACCCCCCCGGCCTCTCACCCATGACCTCATCGTCAATGTGCTAGAAGGATGGAACATGAAACTGGAGAAGGTGATCATTCACTCCCTCCAGGACAATACTTTCTATGCCATTTTGTGCGTGAGCCAGGGAGAAGCCAAGAAAGAAATCGATGCTCGTCCCAGTGATGCGATCGCGATCGCTCTCCGAACGGGTAGTCCGATATGGGTGATGGAAGAAGTAGTTGCCGATGCTTCTATTCCAGTTGACCGAGACGCCGACGAAGAAGAACGACGCGCCTTTCGGGAGTTTGTCGCCAACATTCGACCCGAAGATTTTACCCAGCGCCGGGGATTTAAAACCGGCCCAGATTCCTAG
- a CDS encoding aldo/keto reductase, with the protein MHYRRFGKTNLLLSVFSLGTMRCLSSELEARKTIQHAIAVGINHLETARGYGKSEQYLGNIIKTEVDVPRDQLYITTKLPPTPDADLMRQWLDESLDRLQLDYLDCLAIHGINTWEHLAWVESETGCMSVIGEAVAQGRVRHVGFSTHAPLEIILATINTDLFEFVNLHYYYFFQRHAPAIELAHNKDMGIFIISPSDKGGRLYTPPPKLEQLCHPFSPLDLNYRFLLGDRRITTLSVGPANPDELTAPLRVANQDEPLTPIEIEAFLRLETQAKNALETDHCHQCYACLPCPENIHIPEVLRLRNLAVAYDMTDFSQYRYQMFENAGHWFAGVKGNHCTGCGDCLPRCPHELDIPALLSDSHLRLNGLPRRRLWE; encoded by the coding sequence ATGCATTATCGACGGTTTGGGAAAACGAATCTACTCCTTTCAGTGTTTTCCCTAGGAACCATGCGCTGTTTGTCCTCTGAGTTAGAGGCTCGTAAAACGATACAGCACGCGATCGCTGTAGGGATTAACCACCTGGAAACTGCTAGGGGTTACGGCAAGAGCGAACAGTATCTGGGAAACATTATCAAAACTGAAGTTGATGTACCGCGTGATCAGCTATACATCACAACAAAGTTGCCCCCCACACCAGATGCGGACTTGATGCGTCAGTGGCTCGATGAGTCTTTAGATCGCCTCCAACTCGACTATTTAGACTGTTTGGCTATTCATGGCATCAATACCTGGGAGCATCTGGCCTGGGTGGAGTCCGAAACAGGATGTATGTCGGTGATCGGCGAAGCGGTAGCACAAGGTCGAGTAAGGCATGTGGGCTTTTCCACTCACGCCCCATTGGAGATCATTTTAGCGACCATTAACACCGATTTATTTGAATTTGTTAACCTTCATTACTATTACTTCTTCCAACGCCATGCCCCCGCCATTGAGTTAGCTCACAATAAAGATATGGGCATCTTTATTATCTCCCCATCTGACAAAGGAGGACGCCTGTACACTCCACCGCCCAAGCTTGAACAGTTGTGCCATCCCTTCTCACCCTTAGATCTGAATTATAGATTTTTATTAGGCGATCGCCGCATTACCACCTTGAGTGTGGGGCCAGCTAACCCCGATGAACTAACTGCACCGCTGAGGGTTGCCAACCAAGATGAACCCCTCACACCAATAGAAATTGAAGCTTTTTTACGTCTGGAAACTCAAGCGAAGAATGCCTTAGAAACTGACCATTGTCACCAGTGCTACGCTTGCCTTCCTTGCCCAGAAAACATTCACATTCCAGAAGTTTTACGCTTACGGAATTTGGCTGTGGCTTACGATATGACTGACTTCAGTCAATATCGCTATCAAATGTTTGAAAACGCCGGTCACTGGTTTGCTGGAGTCAAAGGTAATCATTGTACCGGTTGCGGTGACTGCCTGCCCCGCTGCCCCCATGAGTTGGATATCCCAGCGCTGCTGTCGGATAGCCATCTACGCCTTAATGGGCTACCTCGGCGTCGGCTGTGGGAATAG
- a CDS encoding OmpA family protein, translating to MASSKENPSAKSQLKGLVDLLADLQILNTPQKPPDESTPSQKDAPSPGEALGLASVEEYQDAPPKADAAHGANTARSQDILEPETNTLIESQFNEKNSPETSHFVAHPSAIEGSLNGVEGEPKELSQPHPPEQQEQEPNKPSLLSQAVEFLQSRREQSYTSQQQEAEPKKPSLLSQAGESLPKGLSQPHPPEQEETAVTNQSLASQVDSSQSKNLEAPPEKGFNQLIESHWQKVQRNQYTHQSMGSMPDQDVDNSITLFERWQRLLLTQEVMDSRTAFAEFKQKLESLEHQIYEPTQLSSLLLPLIADLLAQKVADAREDVAQAIAPVIDEMIQRRAKQDIVAISTALAPVIPEAVAKQVINSPGAFAKALGPEMGKAIQEQIILERDSMVDALYPVIGSTISKYMAEAIKAINEKVENAFSVEGLSRKARAKVQGISEAELIFKESMPFTIQAMFLIHKSSGLVIAEVQPSDSQRLESEMVAGMLTAIRSFVNDVIAQTGSVSEIDQIDYGDSRIILEVAGYCYLAAVTKGEPPRSFMQKMRSTLSTIIQKQGKPIELFDGDPDNVPEEVHQLLKDLTKLPDTTSATEKSQAPVGLLLIGLTALIAISLPIGIYQHLSSTDRRREKEINLALASDPELAVYRVGVDANLGTIKLSGKLPNQYLRSRAEKIAKEVEPKVSIHNTIIPVEVPPDPVLAAAEVKRVANILNQIQGAVIAADYSEGAVTVKGAVLEQDDAKQITQAFLQIPGVKSVSNTVQLQSQAIASRIYFDQGSSEIKSEERSKIAQIRAFLDQHPNKHLKLLGHTDPKGSATENQPLALERATKVKNVLVAQGINAKRLQAEGTIDPPMGVSAEQLPLLSRCVEFEIISPKGLMRS from the coding sequence ATGGCTTCATCAAAAGAAAATCCCTCAGCTAAATCCCAGCTAAAAGGCTTAGTGGATTTATTGGCTGATTTACAAATTCTGAACACACCGCAAAAACCTCCCGATGAATCTACCCCGTCTCAGAAAGATGCACCCAGTCCGGGTGAAGCTCTGGGTTTGGCGTCGGTGGAGGAATACCAAGATGCACCGCCAAAGGCTGACGCTGCTCATGGGGCTAACACGGCGCGATCGCAAGATATACTTGAGCCTGAGACAAACACTCTCATTGAGTCTCAGTTCAATGAAAAAAATTCTCCAGAAACGTCTCATTTCGTCGCTCACCCTTCAGCGATAGAAGGCTCCCTCAATGGGGTTGAAGGTGAACCCAAAGAACTATCTCAGCCTCATCCACCAGAACAGCAAGAACAAGAGCCTAACAAACCATCTCTTCTCTCTCAAGCGGTTGAATTTTTGCAAAGTCGGCGAGAGCAATCTTATACGTCACAACAGCAAGAAGCAGAGCCTAAAAAGCCATCCCTTCTTTCTCAAGCCGGGGAATCTTTGCCAAAGGGACTATCTCAGCCTCATCCGCCAGAACAGGAAGAAACAGCAGTTACCAACCAATCCCTTGCCTCTCAAGTAGATTCAAGCCAGTCCAAAAACTTAGAGGCACCGCCCGAAAAAGGCTTTAATCAGCTCATTGAATCTCACTGGCAAAAAGTGCAGCGAAACCAATATACCCATCAATCCATGGGTTCGATGCCTGATCAAGATGTAGACAATTCAATTACCCTATTTGAGCGTTGGCAACGTCTGCTCCTGACTCAGGAAGTCATGGATTCTCGAACGGCGTTCGCAGAGTTTAAACAAAAATTAGAGAGTCTGGAGCATCAAATTTATGAACCTACACAATTAAGTAGTTTACTTCTACCTTTAATCGCTGATCTTTTGGCTCAAAAGGTAGCTGATGCCAGGGAAGATGTGGCTCAAGCCATTGCTCCAGTTATTGATGAAATGATTCAGCGTCGGGCTAAACAAGATATCGTGGCGATTAGTACGGCTTTAGCCCCTGTGATACCTGAAGCTGTTGCCAAACAAGTGATCAACTCGCCTGGGGCTTTTGCTAAAGCACTAGGGCCAGAAATGGGGAAGGCTATCCAAGAACAGATTATCTTAGAGCGGGATTCCATGGTAGATGCTCTCTATCCCGTCATTGGTAGCACCATTTCTAAATACATGGCGGAAGCCATTAAAGCGATTAATGAAAAAGTCGAAAATGCTTTCAGTGTAGAGGGACTTTCTCGCAAAGCTCGTGCCAAGGTGCAGGGAATTTCTGAGGCAGAACTCATCTTCAAAGAGTCAATGCCGTTTACCATCCAGGCGATGTTTTTAATTCATAAAAGCTCTGGATTGGTAATTGCGGAAGTGCAACCCTCAGATAGCCAGCGCCTAGAGTCGGAGATGGTGGCAGGTATGCTTACGGCGATCCGCAGTTTTGTCAATGATGTAATCGCCCAGACTGGAAGTGTTTCGGAGATCGATCAAATTGACTATGGCGATTCAAGAATTATCCTGGAAGTGGCGGGATACTGTTACCTAGCGGCAGTAACCAAAGGAGAACCTCCTCGCTCATTTATGCAAAAGATGCGTAGTACGCTGAGTACTATCATTCAAAAACAAGGTAAACCCATCGAATTATTTGATGGCGACCCGGATAATGTTCCTGAAGAGGTACACCAGCTCCTCAAAGACTTAACAAAACTTCCCGATACAACTTCAGCCACTGAAAAATCTCAAGCTCCTGTTGGCCTGTTACTCATCGGTTTAACAGCATTAATCGCGATTTCTTTACCGATAGGAATCTATCAACATTTGAGTTCAACAGACCGTCGTCGTGAAAAAGAAATCAACCTAGCTTTAGCATCTGATCCAGAGTTAGCGGTTTATCGGGTTGGGGTAGACGCCAATCTGGGAACAATCAAGCTGAGTGGAAAGTTACCCAATCAATATCTTCGTTCTAGAGCCGAAAAAATTGCCAAGGAAGTCGAACCCAAAGTCAGCATACACAATACGATTATCCCTGTGGAAGTGCCCCCCGATCCGGTGTTGGCAGCAGCGGAAGTGAAGCGAGTGGCTAATATTCTAAATCAGATTCAGGGGGCGGTGATTGCAGCCGATTATAGTGAGGGAGCCGTCACCGTCAAGGGAGCGGTACTTGAGCAAGACGATGCCAAGCAAATCACACAAGCCTTTTTGCAAATTCCCGGAGTGAAGTCCGTCAGCAATACCGTACAACTGCAATCTCAGGCGATCGCCTCCCGAATTTACTTTGACCAGGGTTCTTCCGAGATAAAATCAGAGGAACGCTCAAAAATTGCTCAGATCAGGGCATTTCTTGATCAGCACCCAAACAAACACCTCAAACTCTTGGGTCATACTGACCCTAAGGGTTCGGCTACTGAAAATCAGCCATTGGCACTGGAACGGGCAACCAAGGTCAAAAATGTCCTTGTTGCTCAAGGTATCAATGCCAAGCGACTGCAAGCTGAAGGGACAATAGACCCTCCTATGGGTGTAAGTGCCGAGCAACTACCCTTATTAAGTCGATGTGTAGAATTTGAGATCATTTCACCTAAAGGGTTAATGCGTTCTTGA
- a CDS encoding GTP-binding protein encodes MATISKKICMVGDFGVGKTSLIRRFVDRQFSDQYLSTVGVKISRKLVESVNLQLLIWDLEGHTKFKGITPSYLQGASGAVVVADVSRIETVERLLEHVQLFSSINPKGTIVVALNKSDLIDEEKLAKLTQLVPVHDCEQVVAIYQTSAKTGISVDEIFQKLAEKSLESV; translated from the coding sequence ATGGCAACTATCTCCAAGAAAATTTGCATGGTGGGTGACTTCGGAGTCGGCAAGACGAGCTTGATTCGTCGATTTGTCGATCGCCAGTTCAGCGATCAGTATCTTTCCACGGTGGGAGTCAAGATCTCTCGGAAACTTGTGGAATCCGTGAATTTACAGTTGTTAATCTGGGACTTAGAAGGTCACACTAAGTTCAAGGGTATTACCCCCAGTTACCTACAGGGAGCCAGTGGAGCTGTTGTTGTTGCCGATGTCAGCCGCATTGAAACCGTAGAACGGCTTTTAGAGCATGTTCAACTCTTTTCATCCATTAATCCCAAAGGAACAATTGTAGTTGCTTTAAATAAATCAGATTTAATTGATGAAGAAAAACTAGCCAAACTCACTCAATTAGTTCCCGTGCATGATTGCGAACAAGTGGTAGCAATCTACCAAACTTCAGCAAAGACAGGCATATCCGTAGACGAAATATTCCAAAAATTAGCTGAAAAAAGTCTAGAATCCGTATGA
- a CDS encoding PAS domain-containing sensor histidine kinase, whose amino-acid sequence MNLLLTKILAPRYEYLILTRKLVILEASYGAQCFADCAETLKLGKDARVSFPELLGTEEILSDILEGRQSNFELKGIARKNDQKFPFYLDLYISEYSNQETLENHLIVLLEDATERMILQQTLAQRTNEANLLVSSLTASKNYIDKIINSMADALLVTTASGIIKTVNPFAQDLFGYSQDELIDQPISKLISHEKFLEYTKKFSSSNQGEFIKDVEVVCQTKTGEQIWISFSCSAIQTEVEGLQNFVYIGRDISDRKRVEAQMMKALERERELRELKSDFVSMASHEFRTPLTAIFSSAELLQHYGNIWAEEKKLKHYHRIESAVRRMTGLLDDVLLYSKAEAGKLQFNPTSLVLNNLCSDLVEELQLGIGEKHKISWVYSGPCKNAYMDEKLLLHILTNLLSNAIKYSPSGSTIFFSGSCDQENEEITFEIKDQGIGIPPEDQAQLFESFHRAKNVGDIPGTGLGLAIVQKSVELHAGKITVNSEVGVGTTFRVTLPLNSKIKHVPVECL is encoded by the coding sequence ATGAACCTTCTTTTAACTAAAATTTTAGCGCCCCGTTATGAGTACCTGATACTGACACGAAAGTTGGTGATTTTAGAGGCATCCTATGGCGCGCAATGTTTTGCCGATTGTGCAGAAACGTTGAAATTGGGAAAAGATGCCCGCGTGTCTTTCCCGGAACTACTAGGAACTGAAGAAATTCTCAGTGATATCCTAGAAGGACGACAGAGCAATTTTGAATTGAAAGGAATTGCTCGAAAAAATGACCAAAAATTTCCTTTTTACTTAGATTTATATATCAGTGAGTACTCTAATCAAGAGACATTGGAAAATCATCTCATTGTCTTACTTGAAGATGCTACAGAAAGGATGATTTTACAGCAGACTTTGGCGCAAAGAACCAACGAAGCCAATCTCTTAGTCAGTTCTTTGACCGCTTCAAAAAATTATATTGATAAAATTATTAACTCCATGGCTGATGCTTTATTAGTAACAACAGCATCAGGAATTATTAAAACTGTCAATCCATTTGCTCAAGATTTATTTGGCTACAGCCAGGACGAGTTAATTGACCAGCCAATCTCAAAGTTAATTTCCCATGAAAAATTCTTAGAGTATACAAAAAAGTTTTCCTCTTCAAATCAAGGTGAATTTATCAAAGATGTGGAAGTAGTTTGTCAAACTAAAACGGGCGAACAAATTTGGATATCTTTTTCCTGCTCAGCGATTCAGACAGAAGTTGAAGGATTACAAAACTTCGTTTATATCGGTCGAGATATTAGTGATCGCAAACGTGTAGAAGCTCAGATGATGAAAGCCCTCGAACGGGAAAGAGAACTCCGAGAACTCAAATCCGACTTTGTTTCGATGGCAAGCCATGAGTTCCGGACGCCCCTAACGGCAATCTTTTCTTCGGCTGAATTACTGCAACATTACGGTAATATCTGGGCTGAAGAGAAAAAGCTCAAACATTATCATCGGATTGAATCTGCCGTCAGACGGATGACAGGACTCTTAGATGATGTTTTGCTTTACAGTAAAGCCGAAGCAGGAAAACTACAGTTTAATCCTACCTCCCTAGTTTTGAACAATCTGTGTAGCGATCTAGTGGAAGAATTGCAACTCGGCATTGGAGAAAAGCATAAGATTTCCTGGGTCTACTCAGGGCCATGCAAGAATGCTTACATGGATGAAAAGCTCCTGTTGCACATTTTGACTAATTTACTGTCAAATGCAATTAAATATTCACCCTCAGGTAGTACCATCTTTTTTAGCGGCTCCTGTGATCAGGAAAATGAAGAGATCACCTTTGAAATTAAAGACCAAGGAATTGGTATTCCTCCAGAAGACCAAGCACAACTGTTTGAGTCGTTCCATCGAGCCAAAAATGTGGGGGATATTCCTGGGACAGGACTTGGTTTAGCCATTGTGCAAAAATCAGTAGAATTACACGCGGGTAAGATTACAGTCAATAGTGAAGTAGGGGTTGGCACTACCTTTCGTGTGACTCTACCGTTGAATAGCAAAATTAAACATGTTCCCGTGGAATGTCTCTAG
- a CDS encoding NAD-dependent epimerase/dehydratase family protein, which translates to MQRKLILGATGFIGGNLVRTLVARGEYPRILVRPSSSLSFVEDILDRIEIVYGDFQDNESLRDATKDIDVVFHLISTTSPSSPMGSSLDDALSNLLPTIRLVEYAMANGVKKIVYTSSGGTVYGEPQILPIPEEHTLFPKSVYGQSKLTIENFLNFYARSTTLDVNILRISNPFGAGQNPLKAQGIIAVAMNCAYSNQVLKLYGNGEAVRDYLYIDDVTEALILAAQKPGSSIVNISSGIGYSVRDIVQAVEEVSGRSIKKEFIPVRSSDVSVSILSNRRAWEIYGWSPKIGLYEGLAKLDEMRQTKRRITIERRSQASIHPIAVTCGHR; encoded by the coding sequence ATGCAGAGAAAACTAATCTTAGGCGCAACTGGTTTTATTGGCGGTAACCTAGTAAGAACCTTAGTGGCTAGGGGGGAATATCCGAGAATTCTCGTTCGCCCCAGTTCTTCTCTTTCTTTTGTTGAAGATATTTTAGATCGAATCGAAATCGTCTACGGTGATTTTCAAGACAATGAGTCCTTGCGGGATGCAACAAAAGATATTGATGTCGTTTTTCATCTCATCTCAACAACGAGTCCGAGTTCACCGATGGGCAGTAGCCTTGATGATGCTTTAAGCAATTTATTGCCTACTATTCGCCTGGTTGAATATGCGATGGCTAATGGTGTAAAAAAAATCGTTTACACTTCATCTGGAGGTACGGTTTATGGTGAACCTCAAATCCTTCCTATTCCTGAAGAACATACTCTTTTTCCTAAATCAGTATACGGGCAGAGTAAGCTAACTATTGAAAATTTTCTTAATTTTTATGCCCGCTCAACAACGCTAGATGTTAATATCCTGCGAATCTCGAATCCTTTTGGGGCTGGGCAAAATCCCTTGAAAGCCCAAGGAATTATTGCGGTAGCCATGAATTGTGCTTACTCCAATCAGGTACTTAAACTCTATGGTAACGGTGAGGCCGTCAGAGACTATCTATATATCGATGACGTAACAGAAGCACTGATACTGGCGGCTCAAAAGCCTGGGTCTTCAATTGTTAATATTTCTTCAGGCATAGGTTATAGCGTTCGGGACATTGTTCAGGCTGTTGAAGAGGTTTCTGGTCGAAGCATTAAAAAAGAATTTATTCCGGTTCGCTCTAGTGATGTTAGTGTGAGTATCTTGTCTAACCGCCGTGCCTGGGAAATTTATGGTTGGTCTCCCAAAATTGGACTCTATGAAGGGTTAGCCAAATTGGATGAAATGAGGCAGACGAAGAGGCGTATAACTATAGAAAGAAGAAGCCAAGCAAGCATACATCCTATTGCAGTAACTTGCGGTCATCGATAG
- the mutL gene encoding DNA mismatch repair endonuclease MutL produces MSFGIRALPKEVVNLIAAGEVIDSLAAVVRELVENALDAGATRIAVSVWPEQWRVRVADNGMGMDLGDLQQAATAHSTSKIRTSDDLWKITSLGFRGEALHSLVALAELEILSRRTPNVEGWRVRYNSQGEPMQVEACAIAPGTVVTVSNLFGNWPVRRKGLPSVAQQLKAIQTTIQQIALCHPRVTWQVQQNERPWFCLSAGTTTQHILPQILRQVRQTDLQYLSVEVPTPETGGGGDLPEQKPDSKIQNSLIQLVLGLPDRCHRQRPDWVKVATNRRLVRSPELEQTILAATSRTCPRDRYPICFLHLQVCPSLIDWNRHPAKAEIYLHSLFYWQEQVSRAIEQALRISPTHVSEANQSQRVTTLLKVSEEKAGYNVSRSVQPASEKAEKTQTSNEIGLIELRAVAQVHNRYIVAEHPTGMWLVEQHIAHERVLYEQLCDRWQLVPLEPPVILSHLTPAQVEQLQRLGLEVEPFGEQLWAVRKAPELLTKREDCALALLELSLGGDLQTAQVATACRSAIRNGTPLSLSEMQTLLDQWTRSRNPRTCPHGRPIYLSLEESALSRFFRRHWVIGKSHGI; encoded by the coding sequence ATGAGCTTTGGTATTAGAGCCTTACCCAAAGAGGTGGTAAATCTCATTGCCGCCGGTGAGGTGATTGACTCTTTAGCGGCAGTGGTGCGAGAGTTGGTAGAAAATGCCCTTGATGCGGGTGCAACACGGATCGCGGTTTCGGTGTGGCCTGAGCAGTGGCGGGTACGGGTGGCAGATAATGGCATGGGCATGGACTTGGGAGATTTGCAACAAGCCGCTACTGCCCATAGCACCAGCAAAATCCGTACCAGTGATGATCTGTGGAAGATTACGAGTTTAGGATTTCGCGGGGAAGCGTTGCATAGTTTGGTCGCTTTAGCCGAGTTGGAGATTTTGAGCCGACGGACTCCGAATGTTGAGGGTTGGCGAGTGAGGTATAACTCCCAAGGTGAACCGATGCAGGTGGAAGCTTGTGCGATCGCTCCTGGTACAGTCGTCACTGTCTCCAATTTATTCGGAAATTGGCCTGTGCGCCGCAAGGGCTTACCGTCAGTGGCACAACAACTCAAAGCGATACAAACGACGATTCAGCAAATTGCCCTGTGCCATCCCCGTGTTACCTGGCAAGTGCAGCAAAATGAGCGTCCCTGGTTTTGCCTCAGTGCCGGTACAACAACTCAACATATTCTCCCCCAAATCTTGCGACAGGTACGGCAGACGGACTTGCAGTATCTCAGCGTGGAAGTCCCGACGCCGGAGACTGGCGGCGGGGGAGATTTACCTGAGCAAAAGCCTGACTCTAAAATTCAAAATTCGTTGATTCAGCTCGTTTTGGGGCTACCGGATCGGTGCCATCGGCAACGCCCCGATTGGGTAAAGGTGGCGACGAATAGACGCCTGGTGCGATCGCCTGAATTGGAACAGACAATTTTAGCCGCGACTTCGCGAACTTGTCCACGCGATCGCTACCCGATTTGTTTTCTCCACCTGCAAGTCTGCCCCAGCCTCATTGACTGGAATCGCCATCCGGCTAAGGCGGAAATTTACTTACATTCCCTCTTCTACTGGCAGGAACAAGTCTCCCGTGCGATCGAGCAAGCCTTACGCATTAGTCCCACCCATGTTTCAGAAGCGAACCAATCCCAGCGAGTGACAACATTACTCAAGGTGTCGGAAGAAAAAGCAGGCTACAACGTGAGTCGTTCCGTACAACCCGCATCGGAGAAGGCAGAAAAGACGCAGACATCTAATGAAATTGGCCTGATTGAACTGCGAGCCGTAGCTCAGGTTCACAATAGGTATATTGTGGCGGAGCATCCGACGGGGATGTGGCTGGTGGAACAACATATTGCCCATGAGCGAGTTTTGTATGAGCAATTGTGCGATCGCTGGCAACTCGTGCCTTTAGAACCCCCCGTCATTCTCAGTCATTTGACACCCGCTCAAGTCGAGCAACTTCAACGGTTAGGGTTAGAGGTAGAACCCTTTGGTGAGCAGCTATGGGCGGTACGGAAGGCACCCGAATTATTGACAAAACGAGAGGATTGTGCATTGGCTCTATTAGAACTCAGTTTAGGGGGAGATCTGCAAACGGCTCAAGTCGCAACGGCTTGTCGTAGTGCCATTCGCAATGGTACCCCTTTGAGCTTATCCGAAATGCAGACCTTGTTAGACCAATGGACACGCTCTCGTAATCCTCGCACTTGTCCCCACGGACGCCCTATTTATTTATCCTTAGAAGAGTCAGCACTATCGCGTTTCTTCCGCCGTCATTGGGTGATTGGTAAGAGTCATGGAATCTGA
- a CDS encoding ion transporter — translation MESDLKFSTIPLRRRIAYYLEDIETPIGRAVNLFILGLILLSSAIFVAQTYPIPDSARNIIDTLDRLIGLIFVTEYIIRFWCADEKIKFFFTPFSLLDLVAITPFILRLTNIQFIRMFRWFRILRLIRFINFKIYFLRINSEDGIIFARIIFTLFTIIFIYSGLIYQVEHRANAEAFKTFLDAFYFSVVTMTTVGFGDVTPVSEGGRLLTVLMILTGIALIPWQLGDLIKQLLKTANQVEKLCSGCGLPSHDKDAQFCKICGTKLAEACSIQPR, via the coding sequence ATGGAATCTGATTTAAAGTTTTCTACGATACCGCTGCGACGAAGGATCGCTTATTACCTAGAAGACATTGAAACGCCAATAGGTAGAGCCGTTAATTTGTTTATCTTGGGGCTAATTCTGCTGTCTTCAGCAATTTTCGTGGCTCAAACCTACCCCATTCCTGATTCAGCTCGCAATATAATTGATACTCTTGATAGGTTAATTGGCCTCATTTTTGTTACAGAATATATAATTCGTTTTTGGTGTGCTGACGAGAAAATAAAATTCTTTTTTACTCCCTTTTCTCTGCTTGATTTGGTTGCCATAACGCCCTTTATTTTAAGGCTAACAAATATCCAATTTATTAGGATGTTTAGATGGTTCCGAATTCTGCGATTAATTCGGTTTATCAATTTCAAGATTTATTTTTTACGGATAAACTCTGAGGATGGCATAATTTTTGCCAGAATAATATTTACTTTATTTACAATAATTTTTATTTACTCTGGACTGATTTATCAAGTTGAGCATCGAGCCAATGCTGAGGCGTTCAAAACATTTTTGGATGCGTTCTATTTCTCAGTCGTAACGATGACAACGGTTGGGTTTGGGGATGTTACTCCGGTTTCCGAAGGTGGTCGATTACTGACCGTCTTAATGATTTTGACTGGGATTGCTCTGATTCCTTGGCAGCTGGGGGATTTGATTAAGCAATTACTAAAAACGGCTAACCAAGTCGAGAAATTGTGTTCAGGTTGTGGCTTGCCGTCCCATGATAAAGATGCTCAGTTCTGCAAAATCTGCGGGACAAAATTGGCAGAGGCTTGCAGTATTCAGCCTCGCTGA